A DNA window from Parabacteroides johnsonii DSM 18315 contains the following coding sequences:
- a CDS encoding glycoside hydrolase family 2 TIM barrel-domain containing protein, with amino-acid sequence MKHMIKQTMLTGALSCFLLGTALADNATNQPEKPYWQDIQVVAVNKEAPRSSFMTYGDRATALSSQYEKSPFYSLLNGTWKFYFVDSYKDLPANITDPSVSTSDWDDITVPGNWEVQGHGTAIYTNHGYEFKPRNPQPPLLPETNPVGVYRRDFEIPAGWDGRDVYLHIAGAKSGLYVYVNGKEVGYSEDSKNPAEFLINKYLQPGKNVLTLKIFRWSTGSYLECQDFWRLSGIERDVYLWSQPKIAVNDYRIVSTLDDTYKNGIFSLAMDIKNHSDKVKNIDVTYELLDAKGNVAATAENKLWVSPNTIATTSFEKTLNNVETWNAEHPNLYKLLMTIKEDGKVTEVIPQNVGFRRIEIKEIDQIAGNGKPYTVLLFNGQPIKFKGVNIHEHNPLTGHYVTEELMRKDFEIMKKNNINSVRLCHYPQDRRFYELCDEYGLYVYDEANIESHGMYYNLRKGGTLGNNPEWLKPHMDRTVNMYERNKNHPSVTIWSLGNEAGNGYNFYQTYLYVKNKDKNLMNRPVNYERALWEWNSDMYVPQYPSAGWLEEIGAQGSDRPIAPSEYAHAMGNSTGNLWGQWQAIYKYPNLQGGWIWDWVDQGILTKDENGKEFYAYGGDFGKDMPSDGNFLCNGLVNPDRTPHPGMAEVKFTHQNVGFEAVDAANGVFKITNRFYFTNLKDYMFTYTIKANNKIIKSNKMSLDLAPQASQEITVPVAGLKPQAGVDYLVDFVVTTVKAEGLVPAGHDIALGQFRLPVKADKTAYKAGGPKLTVSEEGDNVKVTSSKVNFVFDKKAGVVTSYKVGNTEYFNEGFGIQPNFWRAPNDNDYGSGDPQRLEIWEISSRNFNVTSTSAEIVDGNAIVKADYKLPAGNQFIITYKIYPDGTMNVATLFTPAHLDGKKIEISEATATATFSPGRENMSERDKMVVPRIGVRFRLPATMNQLEYFGRGPLENYWDRKAGYMIGQYKSTAEEQYFPYVRPQENGHHCDTRWISLGGKGKNLLIVADDEMEFNAMRNSVEDFDAGKATNRPYQWNNFTPEEIANRPEIGPYDKPRQTHINDIAPRNFVEVCVDLKQQGLAGYDSWYSRPEPEYTLPADREYKWGFTLIPGANANSAQKKAGYSYK; translated from the coding sequence ATGAAACACATGATCAAACAAACGATGCTCACAGGAGCATTGAGTTGCTTCCTTCTGGGCACCGCTTTGGCTGACAATGCGACAAACCAGCCAGAGAAGCCTTATTGGCAGGACATTCAGGTCGTTGCCGTTAATAAAGAGGCACCCCGCTCCTCTTTTATGACTTATGGAGACCGTGCTACAGCTCTCTCTTCCCAGTATGAAAAAAGTCCTTTCTATTCATTGCTGAACGGCACATGGAAATTCTATTTTGTAGATTCGTACAAAGACCTTCCTGCCAATATCACAGATCCTTCTGTCAGCACTTCCGATTGGGACGATATCACCGTTCCGGGAAACTGGGAAGTTCAGGGACATGGTACCGCCATCTATACAAATCACGGATATGAGTTCAAACCGCGTAACCCGCAACCTCCGCTGTTGCCGGAAACGAATCCGGTAGGTGTTTACCGCCGCGATTTCGAGATTCCTGCCGGTTGGGACGGACGTGACGTATATCTGCACATCGCCGGAGCTAAATCAGGTTTATATGTTTATGTAAACGGCAAGGAAGTCGGCTATAGCGAAGATTCCAAAAACCCGGCCGAATTCCTGATCAACAAATACCTGCAGCCGGGCAAGAATGTGCTGACACTGAAAATCTTCCGTTGGAGCACAGGTTCCTATCTAGAATGCCAAGACTTCTGGCGTCTGAGCGGCATCGAACGCGACGTCTATCTATGGTCACAGCCCAAGATCGCCGTCAATGATTACCGCATTGTCTCCACGCTCGACGACACCTACAAAAACGGTATCTTCAGCTTGGCAATGGATATCAAGAACCATTCCGACAAGGTTAAGAACATCGACGTCACATACGAATTATTAGATGCAAAAGGCAACGTGGCTGCAACAGCCGAAAACAAACTGTGGGTAAGTCCGAACACGATTGCAACAACTTCGTTCGAAAAGACACTGAACAATGTAGAAACCTGGAACGCGGAACATCCAAACCTCTACAAACTGTTGATGACAATCAAGGAAGACGGCAAGGTGACGGAAGTAATCCCGCAGAACGTCGGTTTCCGCCGCATCGAAATCAAAGAGATCGATCAGATCGCCGGCAACGGCAAACCGTACACCGTCCTGCTGTTCAACGGCCAGCCGATCAAATTCAAAGGAGTAAACATCCACGAACACAACCCGCTGACCGGACACTACGTGACAGAAGAGCTAATGCGTAAGGACTTCGAAATCATGAAGAAGAACAACATCAACTCCGTCCGTCTGTGCCACTATCCGCAGGACCGCAGATTCTACGAGCTTTGTGACGAATACGGATTGTATGTTTACGACGAAGCTAATATCGAATCACACGGCATGTACTACAATCTGCGCAAAGGTGGAACATTAGGCAACAATCCGGAATGGTTGAAACCGCACATGGACCGTACGGTCAACATGTACGAACGCAACAAAAACCATCCGTCTGTGACAATCTGGTCATTAGGTAACGAAGCCGGAAACGGTTACAACTTCTACCAGACTTACCTGTATGTAAAGAATAAAGACAAAAATCTGATGAACCGTCCGGTCAACTACGAACGTGCTCTTTGGGAATGGAATAGCGATATGTATGTACCGCAATACCCAAGTGCCGGATGGCTGGAAGAAATCGGCGCACAGGGTAGCGACCGTCCGATTGCACCGTCCGAATATGCCCATGCGATGGGTAACTCAACCGGTAACCTGTGGGGACAATGGCAAGCCATCTACAAATATCCGAACCTGCAAGGCGGTTGGATCTGGGACTGGGTAGACCAGGGTATCCTTACCAAAGATGAAAACGGAAAAGAGTTTTACGCCTATGGTGGTGACTTCGGCAAAGATATGCCGAGCGACGGCAACTTCCTTTGCAACGGTTTGGTCAATCCGGATCGCACCCCCCATCCGGGAATGGCAGAAGTGAAGTTCACGCATCAGAACGTCGGCTTCGAAGCAGTCGATGCGGCAAACGGTGTGTTCAAAATCACCAACCGCTTCTACTTCACGAATCTGAAGGACTATATGTTTACTTATACCATAAAAGCAAACAACAAGATCATCAAGAGCAACAAGATGTCACTCGACCTGGCTCCGCAGGCTTCACAGGAAATCACGGTTCCCGTAGCCGGCCTGAAACCGCAAGCAGGTGTGGATTATTTAGTTGACTTCGTCGTTACGACCGTAAAGGCAGAAGGTCTTGTTCCTGCCGGTCACGATATCGCACTGGGCCAGTTCCGTCTGCCTGTCAAAGCCGACAAGACGGCTTACAAGGCCGGTGGTCCTAAACTGACTGTATCGGAAGAAGGAGACAACGTGAAAGTGACTTCCTCGAAAGTAAACTTCGTATTCGACAAGAAAGCCGGTGTCGTCACCTCTTACAAGGTGGGCAACACGGAATACTTCAATGAAGGTTTCGGTATCCAACCGAATTTCTGGCGTGCCCCGAATGATAATGATTACGGAAGCGGTGACCCACAGCGTCTGGAAATCTGGGAAATCTCAAGCCGCAACTTCAACGTGACAAGCACTTCCGCTGAAATCGTAGACGGCAATGCTATCGTGAAGGCTGACTATAAACTGCCGGCCGGCAACCAGTTCATCATCACTTATAAAATCTATCCCGATGGCACCATGAACGTAGCTACACTTTTCACTCCAGCTCATTTGGATGGGAAAAAGATCGAGATATCGGAAGCGACTGCAACCGCCACCTTCTCTCCGGGCCGCGAGAACATGAGCGAACGCGACAAGATGGTCGTTCCGCGTATCGGTGTACGCTTCCGTCTGCCGGCAACGATGAACCAACTGGAATATTTCGGTCGTGGTCCATTGGAAAACTATTGGGACCGCAAAGCCGGTTACATGATCGGACAGTATAAGAGCACGGCAGAAGAACAGTATTTCCCCTATGTCCGCCCACAGGAAAACGGTCACCACTGCGACACCCGCTGGATCTCTTTAGGCGGTAAAGGCAAGAACCTTTTGATCGTTGCAGACGACGAGATGGAATTCAACGCTATGCGTAACTCCGTCGAAGACTTCGATGCCGGCAAGGCGACCAACCGTCCGTACCAGTGGAACAACTTCACACCTGAAGAGATTGCCAACCGTCCGGAAATCGGACCGTACGACAAACCTCGCCAGACACATATCAACGACATCGCACCGCGTAACTTCGTTGAAGTATGTGTAGACCTAAAACAACAGGGATTGGCCGGCTACGACAGTTGGTATTCACGTCCGGAACCGGAATACACTTTACCGGCAGACCGGGAATACAAGTGGGGCTTCACTCTGATCCCTGGTGCTAATGCCAACAGCGCACAGAAGAAAGCGGGTTACAGCTACAAATAA
- a CDS encoding DUF3332 domain-containing protein — translation MKKKSVTLLVTATLASSVLFSSCIGSFGLSNKLLDWNRNIDSKFVNELVFIAFWIVPVYEISALADILVLNSIEFWSGSNPVADTGTVKTIETKDGTYAIETKKDGYHIQKEGEEKAVDLVFNETDKSWSVEADGESTKLLKFTGDDEVVMYLPDGKEMNVELNQAGVLAFKQVAEGYSFYAAR, via the coding sequence ATGAAGAAAAAAAGTGTAACTTTATTGGTGACGGCAACGCTCGCCAGCAGTGTATTATTCTCATCATGTATTGGATCATTTGGGTTGTCCAATAAGCTGTTGGATTGGAACAGAAACATTGACAGCAAGTTTGTAAACGAACTGGTTTTCATCGCATTCTGGATTGTTCCGGTTTACGAAATCTCTGCATTAGCCGACATATTGGTATTGAACTCAATTGAATTCTGGAGCGGAAGCAACCCTGTTGCAGATACCGGTACGGTAAAAACAATCGAAACAAAAGACGGCACGTATGCTATCGAAACAAAGAAAGACGGCTACCACATCCAGAAAGAAGGAGAAGAAAAAGCGGTCGACCTAGTTTTCAATGAAACAGATAAAAGCTGGAGTGTAGAAGCAGACGGTGAATCGACCAAGCTGTTGAAGTTCACAGGTGACGACGAAGTTGTCATGTACCTTCCTGACGGCAAAGAAATGAATGTGGAACTGAACCAGGCAGGCGTACTTGCTTTCAAACAGGTAGCCGAAGGGTATTCTTTCTACGCAGCAAGATAA
- a CDS encoding SusC/RagA family TonB-linked outer membrane protein codes for MLKIARPVSFLLLSVTLCSSGVIFAANETATPKVGISQQQASLKGVVEDELGPVAGASVVVKGTTNGTVTDMDGNFTLEVKKGDVIVISFIGYLTQEIKYNGEQTIKVNLKEDTQKLEEVVVIGYGTQKKVNLTGAVASVGSEELKERVNTDVLASVQGQVPGVTIINRQGSISINMRGRGNLGTSSPLFVIDGAIADATLFSSLDPTSIESVSFLKDAASSAIYGSRAAYGVVLVKTKDGKEGDVKVTYDGTVSMKIATYTPKVLSSEWYARLSNEAAFNENPNAEMPYTDEEIELFRNGSNPDMYPNTNWYDLVLDDLAVMTKHSVSVSGGNKVKYYTSLGYMYDDKFTPGASSNRYNMMTNLSSDITSWLSWRSNFKYIQNTNNTESGGIGYTELLTVPSTYVARQSNGEWGSYEGGNPAALVNMQRNPLRRLEEGGWNNNKSQNTLIDLALDIKPVKGLTLTGQMIYKAYDYKGKTYEANRNKIKDFVTGKELNGTDVTASKMTYDWNENTRLTYNGLANYNWSNDNHNISALGGVSYEHYKYQQQKSWRRNFPTNGMTGINGGSSAPSDMNTEGDVYEDKLMSYFARLNYSFQDRYLLEANFRADASSRFHKDNRWGFFPSFSAGWRINQEGFMQDANWIDNLKLRASWGQLGNINNVGQYDYFATYVQGGNYNFENTIVSGIREGKPANTGLGWETVTITNVGVDFDILNGLFSFTGEFYDKQTKDILLSYPSPAEVGINKDYKVSQNIGKVSNKGLEFNVSHNNNIGDFSYTVGFNLSKNWNKVKDLGANDPMIEDPWIKKVGYAIGTFYGFRTDGLLTQEDIDNGNYITDGITPQAGDIKYVDLDGDGQLTDKDRDYLACDVPDITYGVNLNLRYKGFELSMFGQGVTGTMVRFYQEQAWAFSDNASPREFHLKRWTVDNPDPNAAYPRIYPRTSTHSTFNNKFSDFWLFDSDYFRIKNITFGYNFNKSQIQHLGVDALKLYVSAENPFTIRADKRMEDFDPETPSGRGTDTRGSSSISLGVNLTF; via the coding sequence ATGTTGAAAATCGCAAGACCAGTCAGTTTTTTGCTGTTGTCTGTTACCCTTTGTTCATCAGGGGTGATATTTGCTGCCAACGAAACTGCTACTCCCAAAGTTGGTATTTCTCAGCAACAGGCAAGTTTGAAAGGTGTCGTTGAAGACGAACTCGGCCCGGTAGCCGGAGCCTCGGTCGTTGTAAAAGGTACGACTAACGGTACCGTCACCGACATGGATGGAAACTTTACCCTGGAAGTAAAAAAGGGGGATGTAATCGTTATCTCATTTATTGGTTATCTTACTCAAGAGATTAAATACAATGGAGAACAAACGATCAAAGTCAATCTGAAAGAAGACACTCAAAAATTGGAGGAAGTAGTCGTGATCGGCTATGGTACTCAAAAGAAAGTAAACCTCACCGGTGCTGTTGCATCTGTCGGCTCCGAAGAATTGAAAGAGCGCGTCAATACAGATGTGTTGGCTTCCGTTCAAGGGCAGGTACCGGGTGTAACCATTATCAACCGTCAAGGTTCCATCTCCATCAACATGCGTGGTCGCGGAAATTTGGGGACTTCTTCTCCATTGTTTGTCATTGACGGAGCTATCGCCGATGCAACTCTTTTTTCAAGCTTGGACCCAACATCCATCGAAAGCGTTTCTTTCTTGAAAGATGCCGCTTCTTCGGCAATTTACGGTTCACGTGCCGCTTACGGTGTCGTATTAGTAAAAACCAAAGATGGTAAGGAAGGCGACGTAAAAGTAACGTACGATGGAACAGTCTCTATGAAAATTGCAACCTATACACCGAAAGTGTTAAGTTCGGAGTGGTATGCCCGTCTGAGCAATGAAGCTGCATTTAACGAAAATCCAAATGCGGAAATGCCTTACACGGACGAAGAAATCGAGTTGTTCCGCAACGGCAGCAACCCGGACATGTATCCTAATACCAATTGGTATGACCTCGTACTCGACGATCTCGCTGTCATGACCAAGCATTCGGTCAGCGTTAGTGGTGGAAACAAAGTGAAGTATTACACTTCATTGGGCTATATGTACGACGATAAATTTACACCGGGTGCATCTTCCAACCGCTATAACATGATGACGAATCTATCATCCGACATCACTTCCTGGCTGTCATGGCGTTCAAATTTCAAATACATCCAGAATACAAACAACACCGAAAGCGGTGGTATCGGTTATACGGAATTACTAACCGTTCCTTCTACATATGTAGCTCGCCAAAGCAACGGTGAATGGGGTAGTTATGAAGGAGGTAATCCAGCAGCACTGGTAAACATGCAACGCAACCCATTGCGCCGTCTTGAAGAAGGAGGATGGAACAACAACAAGTCTCAGAACACCCTGATCGATCTCGCTCTCGACATCAAACCCGTAAAAGGACTGACATTGACCGGACAGATGATCTACAAAGCGTATGACTACAAAGGCAAAACATACGAAGCCAATAGAAACAAGATCAAAGACTTCGTCACAGGCAAAGAACTGAACGGAACAGATGTGACGGCATCTAAGATGACTTATGACTGGAATGAAAACACCCGTCTGACTTATAACGGTTTGGCAAACTATAACTGGAGCAACGACAATCATAATATAAGCGCATTAGGCGGTGTCTCCTATGAGCATTACAAATACCAGCAACAGAAATCATGGCGTCGTAACTTCCCGACAAACGGTATGACTGGTATCAATGGCGGTTCGAGCGCACCAAGCGACATGAATACGGAAGGCGACGTTTACGAAGACAAACTGATGTCATATTTCGCACGTTTGAACTACTCGTTCCAAGATCGCTATCTGTTAGAAGCCAACTTCCGTGCCGATGCCTCATCTCGTTTCCACAAAGACAATCGCTGGGGATTCTTCCCTTCCTTCTCTGCCGGATGGCGTATCAACCAGGAAGGCTTTATGCAAGATGCAAACTGGATCGACAACCTAAAGTTACGCGCATCCTGGGGACAGCTTGGTAATATTAATAACGTAGGCCAGTATGACTATTTCGCCACTTATGTTCAGGGAGGTAACTACAACTTCGAAAACACAATCGTCAGCGGTATCCGGGAAGGTAAACCTGCCAACACCGGCTTAGGCTGGGAAACCGTGACAATCACCAATGTCGGCGTCGATTTCGACATCCTCAACGGACTTTTCAGTTTTACAGGTGAGTTTTACGACAAACAAACCAAAGATATCCTGCTGTCTTACCCAAGCCCAGCCGAAGTAGGTATCAATAAAGATTATAAGGTTTCGCAGAACATCGGTAAGGTAAGCAACAAGGGATTGGAATTCAACGTATCCCACAACAATAACATCGGTGACTTCTCTTACACGGTAGGATTCAACTTGTCCAAAAACTGGAACAAAGTGAAAGATTTAGGCGCGAACGATCCGATGATCGAAGATCCTTGGATCAAAAAAGTAGGTTATGCAATCGGTACATTCTATGGTTTCCGCACAGACGGTTTATTGACACAGGAAGATATCGACAACGGTAACTACATCACAGATGGTATTACTCCGCAAGCCGGAGATATCAAATACGTCGATTTGGACGGAGATGGACAGTTGACAGACAAGGACCGAGATTATCTGGCTTGCGACGTGCCCGACATCACATACGGTGTCAACCTGAACCTGCGTTACAAAGGGTTCGAATTAAGCATGTTCGGACAAGGTGTCACCGGAACGATGGTTCGTTTCTATCAAGAACAGGCATGGGCATTCTCTGACAATGCCAGCCCGCGTGAATTCCACTTGAAACGCTGGACTGTAGACAATCCGGACCCGAATGCAGCTTACCCACGTATCTATCCACGTACAAGTACGCATTCGACATTCAACAACAAATTCTCCGATTTCTGGCTGTTCGACTCCGACTATTTCCGTATCAAAAACATCACATTCGGATATAATTTCAACAAGAGCCAGATTCAGCATTTAGGAGTAGACGCGTTGAAGCTGTATGTCTCTGCCGAGAATCCATTCACGATCCGTGCCGACAAGAGAATGGAAGACTTCGATCCGGAAACTCCTTCGGGACGTGGTACAGACACCCGCGGTTCTTCTTCCATATCACTCGGTGTAAACTTAACATTCTAA
- a CDS encoding RagB/SusD family nutrient uptake outer membrane protein gives MKTVNKIFKHTFLCMALGATVCSCDLDVEPTSSIATETFWTSEKDAWYNLNAVYSASIPGAAVHSDSYTNDAYCQYAWESSGSIYLQNGLSALYDEGYNFETVRKQNIFLQEVENVPMDENLKERFKAEVRAMRAWTYLNLTLTFGKVPLITDVPSYDSPNIPRDEVSKVREFIINELTAAAAILPEKYAGGYPNEKGRMTKYAALAVKARAALYFGDYATAEATAKEIMDKGGFSLFKVNELTEAQKKEAEEMELYIDFDKYGIDRDAFIKGIFSYETLWHTENGNPDNPEYVMTRQYTASSWDYQDMTRYTSIRPNQLGGWSSVTPTQNLVDAYWTVEGKTPTTPSIEKRKEAYSKIKKDLDDYKAPEGEAKFISFASNLINSGKLKDYEYMQEFRNRDSRLYASVLFPFKGWYETNYGTDFIYEWIKNGNNESKTGFNFRKMSPLENDANNDGQATGDYPCIRYAEILLIFAEAHTQTTGFDGQTQAALNQLRERCGMPDVPTSLGKEEGLNLIKTERRIELAGEGMRSDDLSRYGDAYWNAQLNNVPITMPDGEKVLTMKWDSRMSLRPIPQTAIDLNPLLATDQNPGY, from the coding sequence ATGAAAACAGTTAATAAAATATTCAAACATACATTCCTTTGCATGGCTCTGGGAGCAACTGTTTGCAGTTGCGATTTGGATGTTGAGCCTACTTCCAGCATTGCAACGGAAACATTTTGGACATCAGAAAAAGATGCCTGGTATAATCTGAACGCCGTTTACTCAGCAAGCATCCCCGGTGCGGCAGTCCATAGCGATTCCTATACGAATGACGCTTACTGTCAGTATGCCTGGGAATCAAGCGGTTCCATCTACCTGCAAAACGGTCTGAGTGCCTTGTATGATGAAGGTTACAACTTCGAGACCGTACGCAAACAAAATATATTCTTGCAGGAAGTGGAAAATGTTCCGATGGACGAAAACCTGAAAGAGCGGTTTAAAGCCGAAGTTCGTGCTATGCGCGCATGGACTTATTTGAACCTGACCCTCACATTCGGAAAAGTACCTTTGATCACCGATGTCCCGTCTTATGACTCACCCAACATTCCACGCGATGAAGTAAGCAAGGTGCGAGAATTCATTATTAATGAACTGACAGCCGCGGCCGCTATACTTCCTGAAAAATATGCAGGTGGCTATCCAAATGAAAAAGGACGCATGACGAAATACGCAGCTCTGGCCGTAAAAGCAAGGGCAGCTCTTTATTTCGGAGATTATGCAACGGCCGAAGCTACCGCCAAAGAGATCATGGACAAAGGAGGCTTCTCTCTTTTCAAAGTAAACGAGCTGACTGAAGCCCAAAAGAAAGAAGCGGAAGAAATGGAACTATATATCGACTTTGATAAATATGGTATCGACCGTGACGCTTTCATAAAAGGTATCTTCAGCTACGAGACTTTGTGGCACACGGAAAACGGGAATCCGGATAATCCGGAATATGTAATGACCCGTCAATACACAGCCTCAAGCTGGGATTATCAGGACATGACGCGCTATACAAGCATTCGCCCCAACCAGTTGGGTGGTTGGTCTTCCGTAACCCCGACACAGAACTTGGTCGATGCTTACTGGACGGTAGAAGGCAAGACACCGACTACTCCAAGCATAGAAAAACGTAAAGAGGCATACAGTAAAATCAAAAAAGATCTGGATGATTATAAAGCTCCGGAAGGAGAAGCCAAATTCATATCTTTCGCATCCAATTTGATCAACAGTGGCAAACTGAAAGACTATGAATATATGCAGGAATTCCGTAATCGAGACAGCCGTCTATATGCCTCTGTTTTATTCCCATTCAAGGGCTGGTATGAGACCAATTACGGCACGGACTTCATCTATGAATGGATTAAAAACGGGAACAACGAGTCTAAGACCGGTTTTAATTTCCGTAAAATGTCACCACTGGAAAATGACGCAAACAATGATGGACAGGCAACCGGTGACTATCCTTGCATCCGTTATGCAGAAATCCTGTTAATCTTCGCCGAAGCACATACGCAAACAACCGGTTTTGACGGACAAACCCAGGCAGCCTTAAACCAGCTTCGCGAACGTTGTGGTATGCCCGATGTTCCGACAAGCCTCGGCAAAGAAGAAGGATTGAATCTGATTAAGACTGAACGCCGCATCGAATTGGCTGGCGAAGGTATGCGCAGCGACGACCTGAGCCGTTACGGAGATGCCTACTGGAATGCTCAATTAAATAATGTTCCTATCACTATGCCTGACGGAGAAAAAGTTCTTACGATGAAATGGGACAGTCGTATGAGTTTAAGACCCATTCCTCAAACGGCTATCGACCTGAATCCGCTATTGGCTACGGACCAGAACCCAGGTTATTGA